The proteins below are encoded in one region of Ostrea edulis chromosome 3, xbOstEdul1.1, whole genome shotgun sequence:
- the LOC130053569 gene encoding uncharacterized protein LOC130053569, whose amino-acid sequence MAGINITSQGDSSQACQHGDQNKPSRNSPWHTSKAKVRDFNICLSNPWSVCNKITSLNDFIIEQDLDIMGLTETWLTGSDRNNPIISALIPSSYNIKYNPRMPCGGGTAVIHRSNLNVKPTPDTHSMESFEVLDCSVNATQILRSCVVYRPPPRGNNYIVKQFFHDADAVAFLFLVTSFGFQQHVTQSTHGGGHTLDLVLSRSMDSLVLTTLAEDHGFPDHFPVFLNLSMSKSQLPKQSVTYHKVKAIDPSALSQVVTSSTLCSSAATEMSLADLTKLYSSELSSIIVSLAPLRTRTVTIRPESEWYNSSIREAKQRRRQAERPWRKSGLMVHRKIYIQCGNSTDPLPANKLPSDLTDMFSDFFVQKITRIRSSITCDNHNPLVEPPALGVETKLSHFQHITVDEVTKMIRSSVNNFELDSMPTCTSLVKQEVTAFAPVITSIINKSLESGSFPTSFKRAIVTPLLKKASLDPDIPKKYQPVSNLAYISKVIEKVVAAQIQTYLSDCSVCP is encoded by the exons ATGGCTGGCATAAACATTACATCACAAGGGGATTCCTCTCAGGCCTGCCAACACGGGGACCAAAACAAACCATCTAGGAATTCCCCATGGCACACCTCCAAAGCCAAAGTGAGAGATTTTAACATCTGTTTATCAAATCCCTGGTCAGTGTGCAACAAGATCACTAGCCTAAATGACTTCATCATTGAGCAGGACTTGGACATTATGGGTCTCACAGAGACTTGGCTCACCGGTTCAGACAGAAATAACCCTATCATCAGTGCACTTATACCCTCTAGTTACAACATCAAATACAATCCTCGCATGCCCTGTGGTGGAGGAACAGCTGTCATTCATAGGTCTAACCTCAATGTTAAACCTACACCAGACACTCATTCTATGGAGTCATTTGAGGTATTGGACTGTAGTGTCAATGCTACTCAGATACTACGTTCATGTGTTGTATACCGTCCACCTCCTAGAGGCAACAACTACATAGTGAAGCAGTTTTTTCA TGATGCTGATGCTGTTGCATTTCTCTTTCTGGTGACATCCTTTGGCTTCCAGCAACATGTCACTCAGAGCACCCATGGCGGCGGCCACACACTGGACCTTGTTCTATCCAGGTCAATGGACTCTCTTGTGCTTACCACTCTTGCTGAGGACCATGGCTTCCCGGATCATTTCCCTGTCTTTTTGAATCTCTCGATGTCCAAATCCCAGCTGCCTAAACAATCAGTGACTTATCACAAGGTCAAAGCCATTGACCCCAGTGCTCTCAGTCAAGTTGTCACCAGCTCCACTCTATGTTCATCGGCGGCAACCGAAATGTCACTCGCTGACCTCACTAAACTCTACAGCAGTGAACTCTCTTCCATTATAGTCTCGCTCGCACCACTCAGAACTCGCACGGTCACCATCAGACCAGAATCTGAGTGGTACAACAGCTCTATCAGAGAGGCGAAGCAGAGACGCAGACAAGCTGAGAGACCCTGGCGCAAATCAGGACTCATGGTACACAGAAAGATTTACATTCAGTGCGG GAACTCCACCGATCCATTGCCTGCCAACAAATTACCATCAGATCTGACTGACATGTTCAGTGACTTTTTTGTGCAGAAAATTACACGAATTCGCAGCTCCATTACATGTGACAATCACAATCCACTTGTTGAGCCACCAGCACTCGGCGTTGAAACTAAACTTAGCCATTTCCAACATATTACTGTGGATGAGGTCACAAAGATGATTAGGTCATCTGTCAACAACTTTGAACTGGACTCTATgcctacatgtacatccctTGTGAAACAAGAAGTCACAGCGTTTGCTCCCGTCATCACTTCTATTATAAATAAGTCACTTGAGAGTGGTTCCTTCCCAACATCTTTCAAAAGAGCTATTGTGACACCACTTCTGAAAAAGGCTTCACTGGACCCTGACATACCAAAGAAATACCAGCCAGTGTCTAACCTTGCATATATATCCAAGGTGATTGAGAAGGTTGTAGCAGCACAGATACAAACCTACCTCAGTGATTGTTCGGTCtgtccgtga